The genomic stretch GATTGTACTCGCCAATCACTAGGTGATCTTACTCACCAGTTCCTAGCATCTACTCATGTTCCATACAAATCATATTAGTTCGTGACTAAGATATAATTCTAGCGACTACTTGTCCACGTCACACACCGAGGTACCTTTTCATCCAAGCATCGCGACATAACTTatttccataacctagattatcttaCTAGTTCATTCACTTAGTTATGCTCCTAAATTTTTTCACTCATTTTCATAAGGTTTTAATCATGTTATTACACAAACCACACAACAATAATTCACAATCTAAGCATGCATCATGATATAATTCATAACCTACACAAGGCACACCTGGTAACATAACACATTACAAACCATCATCAAGGTTATCACAAAACCCGCCTCATTCTAACTTATTCCACTTCCAAGTCTAATAATAACTTTCGTCCGATCATCCTATGGTGGGGGTTCACCAGGCTTAAAGGGAAAGATTCGGTGGAGTAACTCATAATTACATCTCTCTATATCATAATTCTCTATGTTAGCTTCCTAACACATTCGCCCTCGTATCAATTGAGGCTACCATTCTCGTTTTATAGTGGAAACAGGGAAATGAGGCATTAAATCAATTCATCATATCATACATAATAGTTTATCATCATTATCCTCTCAATCATTAGAATAAAACATTTTTTACTTCACCATATAATAAAACATTGAAATAGCTTTCCAATGCATCCGACAGCGTCTCATTCCGAGTTACGGTTCTCGAGTTATGGTGAAAACGAGAACTAAAATATTTTTTTCAATGCTGTCAAGTTCTCTTAGCGAGCTATAGCAAACTCCCAGCGAACAGACTTCGCTGAGCGAACTCCTAGAGAACTTCAATGTTGTTAGTAGCATACTTCCCCTGACTTCGCTTAGCGAAATGTAGCGAACTGGTAGCGAATATGATAATATCAGGACACTACCATGGCATATTTGGATAGGGAAAACATcaaataacatgtaaagatcatgtGATAACATATAGAAGCATAAACACCAACCAGTTTATCAAGTATTAACAATAATTTTATGATTTAGAAAACAGACATAAATCCTAACCCCATTCCCATGAAATTCTCCCCAATTACTAACAATCTCTAGGAACTCACTTTCTATGGAGAGAATGATGTAGAATATAAAGTGAAGTTGGTGATGAcgatgatgaagatgatgataTGGTGGTGATGATGATCGAAATCTCCATGGTATTTTCTTCTTCTCCTCCCAAGTTCTTatctttctctttctctctttctcttcttctttttccctattttctttctttcttttctgatATCTCTTCTTCTCATTCTCTTTTCATTCTtatctcttcttcttcttttatTCTACACCACACCATTATATAAcatataaataatatatataatataatattaagtagtgaAAGAAAAAATCTCAATTAATATTTTGTCTTTCAATACCAATTGAACAATTATTAATATTATCAAAATATCCTATCTTGTAGTTATTAATAAAGATCAATCAATTTTAACAATAATTAACCTCTTCTGAGTCTATTGGTTACTCTATTGATCCCAactgacaacatttagagcacataggagctcaAAGTGTCCCAACTGACAAGAGATAGAGTAtataggaactcaattggtctcaactaACAACTAATTGAATATTTAAGAGAATATGAGATATTAAACTCTtccccccttaaattgaaatttgTCCCCGAATTTCCTCCACTCAACAAAATAAACACTTCTTGCATCACCGTCCCAGGTCAACACTTGACTTTTCTTTAGTTCAATCCTCTGACATACTCCATCTTCCAACTTGTCTTCACTGGAAAATTTCATTCTTTCACAAACTCTCGAAACTTCCTAGCCTTAACCATATTCTCATTCGAATATTTGATTAATTTCTAACCTTGCTCATGCTTAATTCATCTGACATACCACTCTGAATCACTTGGTCACAACTTCCTCCGGAAACCACGACTTCCTTTCTCGTACTAAGTCATACAAAGAATAACCACGACACCTTATTCTTATCGAACAACCAATACTCATTAAATCTTCATAAGATAACTTATTGATTCCTTGACTACACACTATATCGACTACTCTTCTCTCATAATTCCTTCTGCAATTAAGACAAACTTTATAATCCATCATTTGATATCCTTATCAATTTCACTTAACTTGGTATAATACGTTACGAGCTCACACCATAATACTTCACTTATCTCGTACTATTCCAATAAGATACACACTTGGCACGAGGTTGTCTCACTTTCATTCATACGATTAGCTATCTATCTGATCCTCCATTAACTTTATAAACTTTTCCattcatcatcttccattatgcTACTCTGATTCAAATAGTGTGGAACACCTGGGATTCCTAGACACTATTGGTTAGCTAACAACCTTCATAGAAACTCATACTTATCCTCCAAAGTGCCCACAACTCAAAACAATACTATAACCTTACTGTCATATACCGGTAGAACACTTCTCTGGGAGATAAATGATGGAGAATTAGAACCAATACCTGTCAAGATATAGATACACATGGGTCACAATCCATCCTAAGTCCTTTATAGAGTTCTGACCCAGTCACGGTTTCTGCTGACACGGAATTCTAACCAATTTGAGAAATAGTACCAATAAGAAATTTCAAGTCATCTACGAGGCAACACTTTCGAGGAACTTTAAGCAATCTAGGATGTAACCACGAGTTTCTATACTACTCACAGAGTCACACAACACTGTCACACATTTGGAGATAATATTGCACTTCCCatccaaaatcattcatctcaaaCATCCTGCTTCATCTCCCGTAATTCTAGCTCGTGTTCTTTATCATATACAGTatgagttacatgtttaacttcagGAATATCTTATTCCCGCTCCTTTCTGGAAGTATAACTCATAAATCATTCCAATAAGGTAGAGTATCATTTAACACATTCGTTACCACTTTACACCTTACTAACACGTATGCAAAATACATAACTGGCCTCCTTAAGAACACCACTCGGTAAGTCTCTTCCAACTTTGCTCCTTATAGTTCTCCATAGTTATAATAGTGACACTCATAAGACTTACTCACACTGATCAGTTACACAATACACttcaaaaattccaatttcaAAACTATCAACTTGACTTGCAATAACTTGCAACTCCATTCTTAACCCCACACATCCATAAAGATACATCAATGAGACTTGGGATATACTTATTCCCGACAAGGTATGAACATCATACTCCGTCATCAACCAATCCAAACACTACTTTGGAAGATGAACATCAATCGTACTTCCAATAAGCCAATCCTACTCTTGTCAAACAAATAATAGGCACTCAAGGTGAACCTTGACATTACCACATACTAATTGACTTGGATTCTCTTCCAAACTAATATCCATTGAACATTTCACCACACATAAGCCACTTACCTGAACAACTCATAACCGATAAATTTTATCATCTACCTGCAAGACCATCCGGTATAGTCCACTCCATGATTCACATTTAGTCACATACTCAATCTTGGTTTGTCTTTCATTGCTTGCCACATACTCAAACTTCTCAAAATACAAGACTTACTGCTCGAAACAAAGAGTGTGATATTCCACCACTTAACCCAACACAAGATAACCAATTGCACATATTTGCGACCAGGATGTTACTATGACATGCTTCTCTTAATGCCGAGGTTTAACTTTCCCCCACTTCACTTCATACTCTAGAAATCTTCGTATGtgaacaatcatcaactacacACTTTTGTCTTAGCTTCAACAAAACATTATGATCCCATTATGTCTTTATCCTAAATGCATTCCGTTATAATAGCCATATTACAAGGTTTTCACTGCTCCCAGACTCTGCGTTCACTTCTCTGACCGCATCTCATTCTAAGTTACGGTTCTCGAGTTATGGTGAAAACGAGAATCAAAGCATTTTTTTCAATGCTGTCAAGTTTTCTTAGCGAGCTACAGTGAACTCCCAACGATCAGACTTCGCTGAGTGAACTCCTAGCGAACCAAATTAGTAGCAGACTTCCCCTGACTTCACTTAGCGAACTGGTAGCGAACATCATAGTATCAGGACACTACCAGGGCATATTTGAATAGGGAAAAACACcaaataacatgtaaagatcatgagATAACATATAGAAGTATAAACAACAATCAATTTATTAAGTATTAGCAATAATTTCATTATTTTATAAAACACGCATAAACCCTAACCCCATTCCTATGAAATTCTCCCTAATTGCTAACACTATCTAGGAACTCACTTTCTATGGAGAGAATGATGTAGAATATGAAGTGaagttgatgatgatgatgatgatatgatggtgatgatgatggaAATATCCATGGGCTTTTCTTCTCCTCCTCCTCCCAAGTTCTTatctttctctttctctctttctcttcctctttccccctattttatttctttcttttaTGATATCTCTTCTTCTCATTCTCTTTTCATTCTtatctcttcttcttcttttatTCTGCACCACACCATTATATAACatataaataatataaataatatgATATTAAGTAGTGGTAGAAAATATTTCAATTGATATTTTGTCTTACAGTACCAAATTAtcaattattaatgttaccaaaataTCATATATTGTACTGATTATACACCAATTTGACTCATTGACTATATTTACTAGATCATGGCAAAAAATTTGGCATCAAGAATTAAAAAGGTGTTAAGAAAGTTAATTTAATGCTGGAAAACAACTTTTGTACCAAACATGCATATCTTAGATGGTATAGTGGTGATGAACGAAATTATAGATTTGGAAAATACGTACAGAATAAATTTCTATCTTTTATAGTCAATTTCGAAAAGACATATGACTGTGTGGATTGAGATTGCCTAAATTATAGTATGATGGAAATAATTGATTTGAGAGTAAATGATTTAAATAAACGAGGGTTTACATTTTTTAAATTCATATGTCAGTGCTTATAAATGACATCTCCACCAATGAATTTAAAGTTGATCGGGGATTGAGCCAAGGAGACTCGTTGGCGCATATtttgttcttgtttgtttataaatgaactcaaatggatctaGATAGTTTTCAAGTTTCTCACCGGATGAAATATTGGGTAATAGTATGGTATAGGAACTATAAAGTTTTAAAATGATTCTTAGAAGTTTCAAGTTAATATCAGGATTGATGATCAATTTCTTCAAAATTAAATTATACAGAATGAATGAGAATGAAAACTTTATTCTAGCAATATCATATTTTTTATTATGCAATATATAATTCATACCTTTCAAGTTTTTAAGCCTTCCGGTTCAAGGCAACCGAAGAAAGTTGACCACTTGGTTATTAGTGATTGATAATTTGAAGAAAAGAGTTGCATCTCGAAGAGAAAAACATCTATGAATTAAAAATATAGTCACACTTATCAACTCAGTTCTCAGTAGAATTCCACTCTTCTTTTTATCATTTTTCAAGATATTTTTTAATTAACATTCAAAAGATAATGCATTTTTTAATTAACATTCAAAGAAATTTTTTTTGGAGGAGGATGtttggaagaaaataaaatttGTTAAAAGACAAAATTTATAAGAAAAATGAAGAAGGTGACCTAGGTATAAAAAAAGCTTTTAATTTGACCTTATTAAacaaatgaaaataaaaatatttacACGATACTTAATCATATAATTCAACCTCCTATAAATCATAAATGATCCTCTTATCTCAAATACGAAACTTAAGTCATATAATTCAACCTTCTATAGATAATGTACGATCCAAATGTAGAATAAACTACAACAGATTTTATTTTACAAACAATCTTTCTTGTATTGGGATTGCAATCTATATTTTGCTTACAAAAAGTTTAAATGAAATTGTCCtcaatatttttttttgtttgtttaaaactGATAAATATTTAATAAATGGGTCCCACATGGTTGGTGAGAATGAGATAGTGTCTCCCTCACCAACCCCATTCCCCTCTCACTCACCAACCTATTCGTTAGTAGTTGTTGTGTTGTGATATGCAACCCCTCTATATTTCAATTTTAATTACTTAAAGAAACAAAAACAGAATTGCATAAGACTATGAAAAAACTATACCAGAGGAGGCTATGATTGTAcgattattatttttttaaaatatattgaTGTTTCTTCCAactattttaaattttatttttaatctctcaaaaaatatttttttaaataatttttttaaaatttttcatccatatttttttctttttcataatTTAGCAACGATTTTTATAACTTAACAATTGAATAAACAATAACTTATTATTCAACAATTAAATTAGTGATACATGTTAGTAATAGAATCAAAAGTGTAAATGATAATTATTTTATAGGATTAAAGATAAAATTTAAGATATTTAAGAGGATTATATacatatttaaattattaatATGATGTAATTTGTGTAattttttatataatttattattatattaacTTTTTACATAATAACATAAAACTTTATAATAAATTATAAAAGAAAATTGATGTTTAGATTTTATTAAATAATCAATAATTAAATCTGAATCAGATATATTATTATTCAATAAATctaaaaattcaatttttttttataaataagaTTAGAGAGAGTAATATATAATCAAATAATTAACataaataatatataaattataCTTAAAATGGAATcatttattaaaattaaaatttatattatttattttctaCTTATAGTTTATGGTATGCGATTTCTTTCTTAcaattaattttaaaaaataactTTATCTTTAATGAAAAAATAGGAGATGTATCATCCAATTCAATTAACCACATCTAATCTAATCAGCCAAATTATATTGAtattttaaaatgatttaaatgaTTAAGAGATATTTACACCTTATATTCATTAAACTCATATTTAAATattcattttatttaatttaagCCATTTTTTACTCAATATTTCATTTAACTTATtcttaaacaaaaatttaaaatcCAAAAAATGCATGAATCCAATCCAAAATAGGTCCATCAAAACATAACCCAAAGCCAAACATTTGATTTTGAAGCCATTTTCGTTGTTGGTAGGTGAAGTTCATGAATCAAAACTTCATCTTTTTCACTCTACTTATTTTTCTTTAAGAATTTGAGCATTGCATTGTATTAGTTGGTAACTAAAAACCCTTTTTCATCTCATTCCAACAACCACACCACACCTTACACCAACCCCCAAACACAAAAACCCTACCAAAAGAGGGGTAGAGAGAACAACATTACATTGAAACACCAAATTACAGAAAAATCAAATAAAGTTTGAAACTTTAAGTAAAATTGAAATGGCCCAGTTGAGTAGAATTAACAATCTTGTTCAAGGTACCCAAAAttttcaccattcttctattTCCCACAAACCCAAATCAGCAAATTCAGTTTCGTTGAAGTCTGGTCTTTGGGGCTCCTCAAAATCATGGAGCTTGAAGCATAAAAATGGAGTCTTTGTTGGAAATTGTGATGTGGGTAGGGGGAATTCCTTTGTGATGAAGGCTTCTGCTTCGGTTGCCGCCGCGGAGAAGCCGTCGACGGCGCCGGAGATTGTGCTGGAACCGATTAGTGAAATTTCTGGTACCATTACTTTGCCTGGATCAAAGTCTCTATCCAATCGGATTCTGCTTCTAGCTGCTCTCTCTGAGGTGAAgtttatttttttaaagttattTACTTATTGATACATTTTGTGGTTCTGTGATTAGGAGCTGCAGTTTGATGTGTTGTTGATTTTGAGTTTTAGTTTGATTTTATGTGTTTTTAATTTAGTTTGATAGTGAAACTGCTGCATTCATATCCATGGAAAAAAGTGATGACATAAAGTGGTTTATTATCAGAAATGGGAATAGAACTGTGTCTTAGGTTTTGTTTGGATTGATGGAATCGGATGGCGCGTATGGGATGGAATGAAGTGGTGTTGTATTGTTTGTTTGTATAGTTTAAAATCGGATGGAGCATAGTGGATTGGAGTGGCATGGATTCCATTCCATCACTTACCACTATATTTCTTCCCCTTCGATTTGGGCGGAATGAAGAACTTGCCTTGTTTTGTCCTAAAATTTCCAAACGATGGAATGGAATCTTCATTCCGCTATGTTCCATTCCACTTCATTATGCTCTGCTCCATTCTACTTCATTCCACTATGCTCCTTTCCATTCCGATCCTCTCATTTTATGATATCTAAACATAGCCGAAGTGATTTGAATAGATTGCGAGCTGCTAGATACCCGACTAATCATATAGTTATTATTGTTTTGGATTTTCTCAACGAAAGATCTACATATCTGGGAAAAACACACAGTTTGTGTCATCTGAAAGTATAATCCAAACAAAATATGTTGTTTGAAAGTACactttttttagaaacatgtGTTTTTTTTTGGAAATGTGGGGAAAGTACACTTTGTGGAATTTGGCTCCGCACTTAGTGGAGCCAAATCCATAGTGCACGTAGGATTTTTTTGTCTCTTTTAATTCATTAATAGATGTTGTGTTGAGTAGAAACTGTTCTACTATGTGTATTCAGGGAACAACTGTTGTAGAGAACTTGTTAGATAGTGAGGATATTCATTACATGCTCGAGGCATTGAAGACCCTTGGACTTCGAGTGGAAGACGACAAAACAACCAAACAAGCAGTTGTGGAAGGTAGTGGGGGATTGTTTCCCACCGGTAGAGAATCTAAAGATGAAGTTAATTTATTCCTTGGAAATGCCGGTACGGCAATGCGTCCTTTGACGGCAGCCTTGGTTGCTGCAGGTGGAAATACAAGGTTTGTCTTTATTTAACATGTCAAAGTCTAGTGTATAACATGTTTTATGAGCAACACATATTATCCGCAAAAATCTCACTACTTTCTTTGGTCATGACATTATCTTCTAGCATGATTTCTGGTTTCAGTCTTTAAATAAATCTACTTCATGTTCTATATATGTCAGATACATACTTGATGGAGTTCCCCGAATGAGAGAAAGACCAATTGGAGATTTGGTTTCCGGTCTCAAGCAACTTGGTGCTGATGTTGATTGTTTTCTTGGCACAAATTGTCCACCTGTTCGTATAATTGGGAAGGGAGGACTTCCAGGGGGAAAGGTAAGGCTCACATTAGTTTTCATTTGATTTGATGTCGCATCAATAATCTCTCTATGCTTGTGTGTTTATATCACATCCATTGGTACAATGCTATTATTGCCACTTTTACATATCTATACCCACATCGCCAAATTCCACGATAAATGATGCGAGAGTTATCCAAGTCTTGAAATGTGTAGTCAAATCGAATTTCACAATTTCTCGTGCCTTATAAACTTTGCTGTTGGTAGAGTAAAACTCTATTTAAGGATCCTCCCCTCCACTTTTAATCTTGTTATCCCGTCTTGTATGCAGGTGAAACTGTCCGGATCTATTAGCAGTCAGTACCTAACTGCTTTGCTTATGGCAGCACCGTTGGCTCTTGGCGACGTTGAGATTGAGATTATTGATAAGCTGATTTCTGTTCCGTATGTTGAAATGACTTTAAAGTTGATGGAGCGCTTTGGAGTCTCTGTCGAACACAGTGATAATTGGGATAGATTTTTGGTCCACGGAGGTCAAAAGTACAAGTGAGTTTCTATTCTTTCGAGACACGTGATTTTTAA from Lathyrus oleraceus cultivar Zhongwan6 chromosome 7, CAAS_Psat_ZW6_1.0, whole genome shotgun sequence encodes the following:
- the LOC127107546 gene encoding 3-phosphoshikimate 1-carboxyvinyltransferase 2; protein product: MAQLSRINNLVQGTQNFHHSSISHKPKSANSVSLKSGLWGSSKSWSLKHKNGVFVGNCDVGRGNSFVMKASASVAAAEKPSTAPEIVLEPISEISGTITLPGSKSLSNRILLLAALSEGTTVVENLLDSEDIHYMLEALKTLGLRVEDDKTTKQAVVEGSGGLFPTGRESKDEVNLFLGNAGTAMRPLTAALVAAGGNTRYILDGVPRMRERPIGDLVSGLKQLGADVDCFLGTNCPPVRIIGKGGLPGGKVKLSGSISSQYLTALLMAAPLALGDVEIEIIDKLISVPYVEMTLKLMERFGVSVEHSDNWDRFLVHGGQKYKSPGNAFVEGDASSASYFLAGAAVTGGTITVIGCGTSSLQGDVKFAEVLEKMGAKVTWTENSVTVTGPPRDSSGRKVLQGIDVNMNKMPDVAMTLAVVALFANGPTAIRDVASWRVKETERMIAICTELRKLGATVEEGPDYCVITPPEKLNVTSIDTYDDHRMAMAFSLAACGDVPVTIKDPGCTRKTFPDYFQVLERFTKH